The Campylobacter concisus genome has a window encoding:
- a CDS encoding CTP synthase: MAKETKYIFITGGVLSSLGKGIAAASIATLLKNSGLKVSVLKADPYINVDPGTMSPLEHGEVFVTDDGAETDLDLGHYERFLDESLSQDNNFTTGRVYSSVIEKERRGDYLGKTIQVIPHIVGEIVDRIKKAGEGKDVLIVEIGGTVGDIEGLPFLEAIRALRVEVGKKRALNIHLTLVPFIKVAGELKTKPTQHSVGELRRIGITPDIIICRSEMPLNRELKDKIAASCGVEKNCVIESLDSASIYQIPLSFLKQDILTPIAENLGFGELKPDMANWDSLVKRIIAPTNETTIAFVGKYIDLKESYKSLTEGIIHAGANLDARVNLRWIDSEKIEESNVNELLKDVDGILVAGGFGERGVLGKMQAIKFARENKIPYLGICLGMQLALIEFARDVLGLEDANSMEFNKECKNPIIYLIDSFIDAHGKKQIRTHTSPLGGTMRLGAYNCDIKPKTLLAEIYGNAKSVKERHRHRYEANPKYKDVFEKAGLIVSGESDGLVEAIELKGHPWFVGVQCHPEFTSRLTRPNPVILGFIKASLANHVK; the protein is encoded by the coding sequence ATGGCAAAAGAGACGAAGTATATTTTTATCACAGGCGGCGTTTTAAGCTCACTTGGAAAAGGCATCGCAGCTGCGTCTATCGCGACATTACTTAAAAATTCTGGCTTAAAGGTGAGCGTTTTAAAAGCTGACCCATATATCAACGTAGATCCAGGCACGATGAGCCCGCTAGAACACGGCGAAGTCTTCGTCACAGATGATGGCGCTGAAACAGACCTAGACCTTGGTCACTACGAGAGATTTTTAGATGAGAGCCTAAGTCAGGATAATAACTTCACAACAGGCAGAGTTTATAGCTCGGTTATCGAAAAAGAGCGCCGTGGCGACTACCTTGGAAAGACTATCCAAGTGATCCCTCACATCGTTGGCGAGATCGTTGATCGTATCAAAAAAGCAGGCGAAGGCAAAGATGTACTCATTGTTGAGATAGGCGGAACTGTTGGCGACATCGAGGGACTACCATTTTTAGAGGCGATAAGGGCGCTAAGAGTAGAAGTTGGTAAAAAAAGAGCGCTAAATATCCACCTAACACTCGTGCCATTTATCAAAGTAGCTGGTGAACTAAAAACAAAGCCAACTCAGCACAGCGTAGGCGAGCTAAGACGCATCGGCATAACCCCAGATATCATCATCTGCAGATCTGAAATGCCACTAAACCGCGAGCTAAAAGATAAGATCGCAGCAAGCTGTGGTGTTGAAAAAAACTGCGTCATAGAGAGCTTAGATAGTGCAAGTATCTATCAAATCCCACTTTCATTTTTAAAGCAAGATATATTAACGCCGATCGCTGAAAATTTAGGCTTTGGCGAGCTAAAACCAGACATGGCAAACTGGGATAGTCTAGTAAAAAGGATCATCGCTCCAACAAACGAAACAACAATCGCCTTTGTAGGCAAATATATCGATCTAAAAGAGAGCTATAAGAGCCTAACCGAGGGCATCATCCACGCTGGAGCAAATTTGGACGCTAGGGTAAATTTACGCTGGATAGATAGCGAAAAGATAGAAGAGAGTAATGTAAATGAGCTTTTAAAAGATGTGGATGGTATCTTAGTAGCTGGTGGCTTTGGCGAAAGAGGCGTTTTAGGCAAGATGCAAGCCATAAAATTTGCTCGTGAAAATAAGATCCCATATCTTGGAATTTGCCTTGGTATGCAGCTGGCACTAATCGAGTTTGCAAGGGATGTTTTGGGCTTAGAGGATGCAAATTCTATGGAATTTAACAAAGAGTGCAAAAATCCTATCATCTATCTAATAGATAGCTTCATCGATGCCCACGGCAAAAAGCAAATAAGAACGCACACAAGCCCACTTGGCGGCACTATGAGGCTAGGTGCTTATAACTGCGACATCAAGCCAAAGACACTTTTGGCTGAAATTTATGGCAACGCAAAGAGTGTAAAAGAGCGCCACCGCCACCGCTACGAGGCAAATCCAAAATACAAAGATGTCTTTGAAAAGGCTGGTCTAATAGTAAGTGGCGAAAGCGACGGACTAGTAGAGGCGATCGAGCTAAAAGGCCATCCGTGGTTTGTAGGCGTGCAGTGTCACCCTGAATTTACTAGCCGCTTAACTAGACCAAATCCTGTGATACTAGGCTTTATAAAAGCAAGCTTAGCTAATCACGTAAAATGA
- a CDS encoding cytochrome ubiquinol oxidase subunit I: MSEMDFVDWSRAQFALTAIYHFLFVPLTLGLSFIIAIMETIYVKTGDKAWLEITKFWLKLFGINFAIGVATGIIMEFEFGTNWANYSWFVGDIFGAPLAIEGLLAFFMESTFFAIMFFGWDKVSKKFHLFSTWLVAIGSNLSALWILIANGWMQYPIGMKFNPDTARMEMENFFEVALNPVGITKFLHTVTSGYTISALFVIGISAWFLIQKRHILLAKKSIVVASAFGLITSAFLLLSGDESAYLAAQKQPMKLAAMEGLYKGEKNAGLVAAGILNPAKKLGDDTEPFLLEIKVPYALGIMANRELDSFTPGINDLLYGNSEHNLISVEEKMAKGKVAIEALKNYKEAKKANDESLMKSSLSNLESNLNFLGYGYLKDAKDAVPPVALTFYSFHIMVALGTYFIALFAITLYLNLSRKYKFENIRAFLWICLFTIPLGYIAAEAGWIVAEVGRQPWAIQDLMTVGVGATNLSDSNVKISFILFAVLFTVLLIAEIKIMLKQIKIGFNDHA, translated from the coding sequence ATGTCTGAGATGGATTTTGTTGATTGGTCTAGGGCTCAGTTTGCGCTGACTGCCATTTACCACTTTTTGTTTGTCCCGCTTACGTTGGGGCTAAGTTTTATCATCGCCATTATGGAGACGATATATGTCAAAACTGGCGATAAGGCCTGGCTTGAGATAACGAAATTTTGGCTAAAGCTCTTTGGTATAAATTTCGCTATCGGTGTGGCAACTGGCATCATCATGGAGTTTGAGTTTGGTACAAACTGGGCGAATTATAGCTGGTTTGTCGGCGATATCTTCGGCGCTCCACTTGCGATTGAAGGCTTGCTAGCATTTTTCATGGAGAGTACATTTTTTGCCATTATGTTTTTTGGCTGGGATAAAGTTAGCAAGAAATTTCACCTATTTTCAACTTGGCTTGTTGCGATCGGTTCAAATTTAAGCGCACTTTGGATCTTGATCGCAAATGGCTGGATGCAGTATCCAATAGGCATGAAATTTAACCCAGATACCGCTAGAATGGAGATGGAAAATTTCTTCGAAGTCGCGCTAAATCCAGTTGGTATCACTAAATTTTTACACACAGTAACTAGTGGCTACACTATCTCAGCTCTTTTTGTGATAGGAATTTCAGCTTGGTTTTTGATCCAAAAACGCCACATCTTGCTTGCTAAAAAAAGCATCGTCGTTGCTAGTGCATTTGGTCTTATCACTTCGGCATTTTTGCTACTTAGTGGCGATGAGAGCGCATATCTTGCAGCTCAAAAGCAGCCTATGAAACTTGCAGCCATGGAGGGACTTTACAAAGGCGAGAAAAACGCTGGCCTAGTTGCAGCTGGCATTTTAAACCCAGCTAAAAAGCTTGGCGATGACACTGAGCCATTTTTACTTGAGATAAAGGTGCCTTACGCACTAGGTATCATGGCAAACAGAGAGCTTGACTCATTTACACCAGGCATAAACGACCTACTTTATGGCAACAGCGAGCACAATCTAATAAGCGTAGAAGAGAAGATGGCAAAGGGCAAAGTAGCTATCGAAGCTCTTAAAAACTACAAAGAGGCTAAAAAAGCAAATGACGAGAGCTTGATGAAGAGCTCACTTTCAAATTTAGAGAGCAACCTAAATTTCTTAGGATATGGCTATCTTAAGGACGCAAAAGATGCTGTGCCACCAGTTGCACTTACATTTTATAGCTTCCACATCATGGTCGCACTTGGCACTTACTTCATAGCTCTTTTTGCTATCACTCTTTATCTAAATCTCTCAAGAAAATATAAATTTGAAAACATAAGAGCATTTTTGTGGATCTGCCTCTTTACCATACCGCTTGGCTACATCGCAGCTGAGGCTGGCTGGATAGTAGCAGAGGTCGGCCGTCAGCCATGGGCGATACAAGATCTCATGACCGTTGGCGTAGGAGCTACAAATTTATCTGACTCAAATGTCAAAATTTCATTTATATTATTTGCTGTTTTATTTACGGTCTTGCTGATAGCCGAGATCAAGATCATGCTTAAGCAAATAAAGATAGGATTTAACGATCATGCATAG
- a CDS encoding cytochrome d ubiquinol oxidase subunit II, with the protein MMHSLSLENLQIYWWFIVSLLGGLLVFMMFVQGGQSLIFSLGKDELKKDMLINSIGRKWELTFTTLVMFGGACFAAFPLFYATSFGGAYWVWLAILFCFIIQAVSYEYRKKPDNFLGARTYEIFLFINGSLGVILIGMAVSTFFSGSDFVLNEHNFVEWKTPFRGLEALANPYLYLLGIAMFFLSRVGGCLYLINNIADGEFIQNARKQLIINTVLFLPFFLGFLAWILTKDGFAYDANGVVSLVAYKYAINLIEMPVAGVLLLVGVLLVLVGIFQGAFTKSIRGIFAYGVGVTLAVTALFLITGLNGTAFYPSFSDLSSSLTIKNASSSHYTLGVMAYVSLLVPVVLAYIFIVWRAIDSKKITQDEIKNDHHAY; encoded by the coding sequence ATCATGCATAGTTTAAGCTTAGAAAATTTACAAATTTATTGGTGGTTTATAGTTAGCCTTCTTGGCGGACTTTTGGTCTTTATGATGTTCGTTCAAGGCGGCCAGTCGCTCATCTTTAGCCTTGGCAAGGACGAGCTTAAAAAAGATATGCTCATAAATTCTATCGGTAGAAAATGGGAGCTTACATTTACGACGCTTGTTATGTTTGGCGGCGCGTGCTTTGCGGCGTTCCCGCTATTTTATGCTACTAGTTTTGGCGGCGCTTACTGGGTTTGGCTGGCTATTTTGTTTTGCTTTATCATCCAAGCTGTAAGCTACGAGTACCGCAAAAAGCCTGATAACTTCTTAGGAGCTAGAACTTATGAAATTTTCCTTTTCATAAATGGCTCACTTGGCGTTATACTTATCGGTATGGCGGTTAGTACATTTTTTAGTGGCAGCGACTTTGTGCTAAATGAGCACAACTTTGTCGAGTGGAAGACTCCATTTCGCGGTCTTGAAGCATTGGCAAATCCTTACTTATACTTACTTGGTATAGCTATGTTTTTCTTATCTCGCGTAGGTGGCTGCTTATATCTTATAAACAACATCGCTGATGGCGAATTTATACAAAACGCTAGAAAACAGCTAATTATCAACACCGTGCTATTCTTGCCATTTTTCCTAGGCTTTCTTGCTTGGATACTTACAAAAGATGGCTTTGCATACGACGCAAACGGCGTAGTTAGCCTTGTTGCTTACAAATACGCTATAAATTTGATCGAGATGCCTGTCGCTGGCGTGCTACTACTTGTTGGCGTGCTTTTGGTGCTTGTTGGAATTTTCCAAGGAGCATTTACAAAAAGCATCCGCGGAATTTTTGCTTACGGCGTTGGCGTAACGCTTGCTGTGACCGCGCTATTTTTGATAACAGGACTAAATGGCACTGCATTTTATCCGTCATTTAGCGACCTCTCTAGCTCGCTAACTATCAAAAATGCAAGCTCTAGCCACTACACACTTGGCGTTATGGCCTATGTTAGCTTGCTAGTGCCAGTAGTGCTTGCTTATATCTTCATCGTCTGGAGAGCGATAGATAGCAAGAAGATCACGCAAGATGAGATCAAAAACGATCATCACGCATACTAA
- a CDS encoding aryl-sulfate sulfotransferase, which yields MSKNFLGSVALAAVLVSGFGFSAPLNAGVLAHQVKVQGELGSVFINPYDVSPLTAIIDRAGKDIKDIHVKVKGKPDGGIDIDYNVSEHALLTHDGVPIWGLYPDYLNEVELSYTFNGAKKVETYKIYAQPIVTYSRDFRFSHMQKTHVKKVDPAFKNRLYLINNTITSVYKPLDWKNGGAASWNDFTENYIVDTKGEVRWYLDYQKFYDRSERRVMDGGMMMGFHQLKNGDISFGMAQRYLRYDLMGKEIYNRPLPRGYIDLSHEVMPLKDDHALLRVAKYNYHHKNGKISHTIRDHIIEVDNTGKVVEEWDLNEIFGNNVYRSNLIKALDARAVCLNIDMDAKEIKISDDQPFGDVTSTGTGRNWAHVNSISYDESDDSIILSLRHQGIVKIGRDKKVKWILASPEGWSEDFKAKVLTPVDSKGNKIKCENSKCEGEFDWSWTQHTAWLTPRYENKGDIKHISVFDNGDGRGMEQPAFKEDKYSRAVEYKIDEKKGTVEQTWQFGKERGFDFYSAVTSNVEWQKDKSTYFISSSNVNLLRPDKTIKMVLVEIDPKTNDIKFEMDVDSASRDDVAYRAMVIDPEVFNY from the coding sequence ATGAGCAAGAATTTCTTAGGTTCTGTTGCCCTTGCGGCTGTTTTGGTGAGTGGTTTTGGCTTTAGTGCTCCACTAAATGCTGGAGTCTTGGCTCATCAAGTAAAGGTTCAAGGAGAGCTTGGCTCAGTCTTTATAAACCCCTACGACGTATCGCCACTAACTGCTATCATCGATAGAGCTGGCAAGGACATCAAAGATATCCACGTCAAAGTAAAGGGCAAGCCAGATGGCGGCATAGATATCGACTACAACGTCTCAGAGCATGCCTTGCTCACGCATGATGGCGTGCCTATTTGGGGACTTTATCCTGACTATCTAAACGAGGTCGAGCTTAGTTATACATTTAACGGAGCTAAAAAGGTAGAAACATATAAAATTTACGCCCAACCGATCGTCACATATAGCCGTGATTTTAGGTTCTCACACATGCAAAAAACTCACGTCAAAAAGGTAGATCCTGCCTTTAAAAACAGGCTCTATCTCATAAACAACACAATAACAAGCGTCTATAAACCGCTTGATTGGAAAAATGGCGGAGCTGCTAGCTGGAACGACTTTACCGAAAACTACATCGTAGATACCAAGGGCGAGGTCAGATGGTATCTTGACTATCAGAAATTTTACGACCGCAGCGAGAGAAGAGTGATGGATGGGGGTATGATGATGGGCTTTCATCAGCTCAAAAACGGCGACATCAGCTTTGGCATGGCTCAAAGATATCTTAGATATGATCTAATGGGAAAAGAAATTTACAACCGCCCACTACCTAGAGGCTACATCGATCTAAGCCACGAGGTGATGCCACTAAAAGATGATCACGCGCTTCTTAGGGTAGCAAAATACAACTACCACCACAAAAACGGCAAAATTTCTCACACCATAAGAGACCACATCATCGAGGTCGATAACACCGGCAAGGTGGTAGAAGAGTGGGATCTAAATGAAATTTTTGGTAACAATGTTTATCGTAGCAACCTCATAAAGGCGCTTGATGCTAGGGCTGTTTGCCTAAACATCGATATGGACGCAAAAGAGATCAAGATAAGCGACGATCAGCCATTTGGCGATGTCACCTCCACTGGCACAGGCAGAAACTGGGCGCATGTAAATTCTATCTCATACGATGAGAGCGATGATAGCATCATCCTTTCGCTTCGCCACCAAGGCATCGTAAAGATAGGACGCGACAAGAAAGTAAAATGGATACTAGCCTCACCCGAGGGCTGGAGCGAGGACTTTAAAGCAAAAGTGCTAACTCCAGTTGATAGCAAAGGCAATAAAATAAAATGTGAAAACTCAAAATGCGAGGGCGAATTTGACTGGTCATGGACACAGCACACCGCATGGCTAACGCCAAGATATGAAAACAAGGGCGACATAAAACATATAAGTGTCTTTGACAATGGCGATGGCAGAGGTATGGAGCAGCCAGCTTTTAAAGAGGACAAATACTCCCGCGCGGTTGAATACAAGATAGATGAGAAAAAGGGCACGGTTGAGCAGACTTGGCAGTTTGGCAAGGAGCGTGGATTTGACTTTTATAGTGCAGTCACTAGCAACGTTGAGTGGCAAAAGGATAAAAGCACCTACTTTATCTCAAGCTCAAATGTAAATTTACTACGTCCTGACAAGACTATCAAAATGGTCTTAGTCGAAATCGATCCAAAGACAAATGATATAAAATTTGAAATGGATGTGGATTCTGCATCAAGAGATGATGTCGCTTATAGAGCGATGGTTATTGATCCTGAAGTGTTTAATTATTAG